The Lepisosteus oculatus isolate fLepOcu1 chromosome 4, fLepOcu1.hap2, whole genome shotgun sequence genome window below encodes:
- the slc7a8b gene encoding large neutral amino acids transporter small subunit 2 has translation MAEGARQRGGAAAAAAAAGEQAPPAGQASAGDTGVALKKEIGLVSACGIIVGNIIGSGIFVSPKGVLENAGSVGLALVVWIVTGLITAVGALCYAELGVTIPKSGGDYSYVKDIFGGLAGFLRLWIAVLVIYPTNQAVIALTFSNYVLQPLFPTCFPPETGLRLLAAVCLLLLTWVNCASVRWATRVQDVFTAGKLLALALIIIMGIVQICRGQYYWLQPSQAFESFVEPDVGLIALAFLQGSFAYGGWNFLNYVTEELVDPYRNLPRAIYISIPLVTFVYVFANIAYVTAMSPQELLASNAVAVTFGEKLLGVMSWIMPISVALSTFGGVNGSLFTSSRLFFAGAREGHLPSLLAMIHIKRCTPIPALLFTCVSTLLMLVTSDMYTLINYVGFINYLFYGVTVAGQIVLRWKKPDIPRPIKVNLIFPVIYLLFWAFLLVFSLYSEPVVCGIGLAIMLTGVPVYFLGVHWKNKPECFDKLVDRLTFVGQRFCVVVYPGEAARKEEGSGEERSPIYTPPAGGEGEGQAEKAAVES, from the exons GCAACATCATTGGCTCCGGGATCTTCGTGAGCCCGAAGGGGGTGCTGGAGAACGCGGGCTCCGTGGGCCTGGCGCTGGTGGTGTGGATCGTGACGGGCCTCATCACGGCCGTGGGCGCCCTCTGCTACGCGGAGCTGGGCGTCACCATCCCCAAATCTGGGGGGGATTACTCCTACGTCAAGGACATCTTCGGGGGACTGGCTGG GTTCCTTCGTCTGTGGATCGCTGTGCTGGTGATCTACCCCACCAACCAGGCGGTTATTGCCCTCACCTTCTCCAACTACGTCCTGCAGCCCCTCTTCCCCACCTGCTTCCCACCGGAGACTGGGCTGCGTCTGCTCGCTGCTGTCTGCCTGC tgctGTTGACCTGGGTGAACTGTGCCAGTGTGCGTTGGGCGACGAGGGTGCAGGATGTCTTCACAGCAGGAAAGCTCCTGGCTCTTGCCCTCATCATTATCATGGGCATTGTGCAAATCTGCAGAG ggcagtatTACTGGCTCCAGCCCTCCCAGGCGTTCGAGAGCTTCGTGGAGCCGGACGTGGGGCTGATCGCGCTGGCCTTCCTACAGGGCTCCTTCGCCTACGGCGGCTGGAACTTCCTCAACTACGTGACCGAGGAGCTCGTCGACCCCTACAG GAACCTCCCAAGAGCGATCTACATCTCCATCCCCCTGGTGACGTTTGTCTACGTCTTTGCCAACATCGCCTACGTGACGGCCATGAGCCCTCAGGAGCTTCTGGCCTCCAACGCCGTGGCTGTG aCGTTCGGTGAGAAGCTGCTGGGGGTCATGTCCTGGATCATGCCCATCTCCGTGGCTCTGTCCACCTTCGGAGGAGTGAACGGCTCCCTCTTCACCTCCTCCAG GCTGTTCTTTGCAGGAGCAAGGGAAGGTCACCTGCCCAGTCTCCTGGCCATGATCCACATCAAACGCTGCACTCCAATCCCAGCTTTACTGTTTACA TGCGTCTCCACTCTTCTGATGCTGGTCACCAGTGACATGTACACGCTGATTAACTACGTCGGCTTTATTAATTACCTTTTCTATGGCGTCACTGTTGCCGGGCAGATCGTCCTGCGCTGGAAGAAACCAGACATTCCTCGGCCAATCAAG GTGAACCTCATATTCCCAGTGATTTACCTGCTGTTCTGGGCCTTCCTCCTGGTGTTCAGCCTGTACTCGGAGCCGGTGGTGTGTGGCATCGGTCTGGCCATCATGCTGACCGGGGTGCCGGTCTACTTCCTGGGTGTGCACTGGAAGAACAAGCCCGAGTGCTTCGACAAGCTCGTCG ACAGGCTGACGTTCGTGGGCCAGAGGTTCTGTGTGGTGGTGTACCCCGGGGAGGCGGCCCGGAAGGAGGAGGGGAGCGGGGAGGAGCGGTCTCCCATCTACACGCCCCCTGCTGGCGGGGAGGGCGAGGGGCAGGCGGAGAAGGCCGCGGTGGAGAGCTGA